Below is a window of Roseivirga misakiensis DNA.
TCAAAAACTCATTCCACATGCACATCAACCCAACCCCCGAGCAACAACAGCAATTCATGAAAATGCCAGACCTTGGACCAGTTTTCATGATCAATATGCTCAAGTTCAAAACAGATGGACTAGCGAAATACCAAGCCTATATGAAAGCCGTAGCACCACTTATTGCAGAAGTTGGGGCAGAATTAGTTTGGTCGGGACAGCCACTAAGTATACTGATCGGACCAACGGATGAAACCCTTTGGGACGCGGTTTTGATCGTAAAGTACCCTAATAAAATGGCCCTTGCTCAGTTGGGAGGTCACCCTGATTATCCTGGGCACTTAAGAACCGATGCTCTTGTAGATTCTCGACTTATCGCGACGACTGAACTTTCGCTTTTATAAAAAATCCGCCATAACGTGTTGTAATGGCGGATTTAGATTGTTTATCGGCGATGAAAATTAACGCCTGATATCGACCGAAACGGATTCAGTTTTATACTTGTCAAACCAGGTTAAAATGGCAGCTACTTTACCGATCAGGTTACTCGGCCTTGCGGCTATGCCATGATAAGCACCCGGAATTCTCACCATAGCAGTTTCTACCCCTTGCAGTTTGAGCGCTGAATAATACTGCTCCGATTCATGGATTGGCGTTCTTAGATCAGATTCCCCCGTCAAAAGCATCGTTGGTGTAGTGACATTCCCGACCAGAGAAATAGGCGAGTGCTTCATATACTTTTCAGGGTCTTCCCACGGCTTCTTGTCGAACCAATAGCGAGTCGCAAAGGCAGACATATCTGCATAAAGAGCCCAGCTGTACCAATTAATTACAGGCTTAGCGACCACCGCAGCTTTAAAGCGATCGGTTTTACCAATAATCCATGAGGTTAACACTCCACCACCAGAGCCCCCAGTCACGAAAAGCTGATTTTCATCGATATAGCCCCGTTTAATCACTTCATCGACCCCAGACATCAGGTCATCGTAGTCTTTGCTTGGATAGTTCTTGTCAATCTGGTTTCCAAAGTCATAGCCATAGCTGGTACTACCACGTGGATTGGTGTAAAGGACTACATAGCCAGCCGCAGCCATCAGTTGAATTTCACCTGAGAAAACAGGGCCGTAGCTTGTGAAAGGACCGCCATGAATCTCTAGAATCAGTGGATACTTCTTGTTCGGGTCAAAATCTGCAGGCTTAACAATCCAGCCATGAATATCTAAACCATCTGCGGAAGATTTGTACCAAATCTCCTCAACGCTTCCCAATTGCTTGTAATCCAGCAGGTCTTCATTGACTTTGGTGATTCTTTTATTGTTGCCCTTATTGCCAACCCCTAAATCGGATGGTTCCTGTGTTTCAGCCCAAGTATAGGCGTAGTTGCCATTAGCTGCGATAGAAAATGCACCAGAAGTATAAGGTCTGCCCAGAGAAACACCACCCAAACCATCGGTAATCTCGGTCACCTTGCCTTTGGTAGTGATATAGCCAATCTTTGTATGTGCTTTATCGGTGTATTGAAAATACAG
It encodes the following:
- a CDS encoding S9 family peptidase encodes the protein MNAFKRLVFACLLFSSVGLFGQVSNQLEMLDIFNLEYVSDPQISPDGQKVIYVRNFKDVMTDRNLSNLWIASFDGSSNRPLTTGEQNDRSPKWSHDGKKIVYASNKSGKSEIYLRWMDSGEEMVLVNSEKSPSNITWSPDDKHLAFNMFVPKAKPSPIKMPAAPKGAKWNSPPKYVDDLGWRRDGVGELPQGNQQLFTVPVSGGTPRQLTDAPFNHGSAVWGKDCQHLYFSANMREDRELEGTDSDIYSINLMSGQLTKLTDRYGPDGNPAISPDGKKMAYLGFDDKYRGYQISRLYIADIDGSNSQLISGNLDRDVGNITWSADGKGLYFQYTDKAHTKIGYITTKGKVTEITDGLGGVSLGRPYTSGAFSIAANGNYAYTWAETQEPSDLGVGNKGNNKRITKVNEDLLDYKQLGSVEEIWYKSSADGLDIHGWIVKPADFDPNKKYPLILEIHGGPFTSYGPVFSGEIQLMAAAGYVVLYTNPRGSTSYGYDFGNQIDKNYPSKDYDDLMSGVDEVIKRGYIDENQLFVTGGSGGGVLTSWIIGKTDRFKAAVVAKPVINWYSWALYADMSAFATRYWFDKKPWEDPEKYMKHSPISLVGNVTTPTMLLTGESDLRTPIHESEQYYSALKLQGVETAMVRIPGAYHGIAARPSNLIGKVAAILTWFDKYKTESVSVDIRR